Proteins encoded in a region of the Rutidosis leptorrhynchoides isolate AG116_Rl617_1_P2 chromosome 9, CSIRO_AGI_Rlap_v1, whole genome shotgun sequence genome:
- the LOC139868478 gene encoding uncharacterized protein yields MPIKQILTKPEISELEVINERTALKPVLGETWDLFTDGASCAEGAGAGLVLASPSGEEHTYALRFIFDVTNNEAEYEALLAGLNIARKMNIVKLRVFTDSQLVANQFNGSFEAHDPSMRKYLQLLKEMAARFEHF; encoded by the exons atGCCAATCAAGCAAATCTTAACCaaaccagagatatctg agttggaggtgattaatgagcgaacAGCGCTAAAACCGGTACTCGGCGAAACTTGGGATTTGTTTACTGATGGCGCTTCGTGcgcagaaggtgcaggtgcgggtttggTTTTGGCAAGCCCAAGTGGTGAGGAGCATACATACGCATTGCGGTTTATTTTTGATGTGACAAATAATGAGGCCGAATATGAAGCATTGCTCGCAGGCttaaatattgcgcgaaaaatgaatattgttaagctGCGTGTATTTACAGATTCACagttagtagcgaatcagtttaatggATCTTTTGAAGCACACGATCCCTCTATGCGGAAATATTTGCAGCTATTGAAAGAAATGGCAGCGCGATTTGAGCATTTCTAA